A genomic stretch from Anaerolinea thermophila UNI-1 includes:
- a CDS encoding cation:proton antiporter — translation MSPFLQLSITLAIIIFAAKIAGWVSQRFGQPSVFGELLVGVLLGPSLLNLTHLPFITDSHLDEIVRELGEMGVLILMFLAGLELELGEMARNGRVSVLAGLLGVVFPVGLGAAVGFASGMETRSALFLGLALGATSVSISAQTLMELGILRSRVGLGLLGAAVFDDIFVILLLSVMTALVDGASGASAVIMTILRMAGFLVLSVLVGMYVLPFFSRLLARLQISRGNVAMAVVVMLVYAVAAELIGGMAAITGAFLAGMMVGRSGEKRSVENGFAMLGYSFFIPIFFVDVGLRINLTELPLEALWLALIVSLVAVAGKWIGAGLGAKLAGFTWRESMQLGAGMISRGEVGLIVAAIGLSEGLLSREFFSTVVGMVLISTLITPPLLRWVCTLPSPKPKVREVS, via the coding sequence ATGTCGCCATTTCTGCAACTCTCCATCACCCTTGCCATCATCATCTTTGCCGCCAAAATTGCCGGGTGGGTCAGCCAGCGCTTTGGTCAGCCCTCGGTGTTTGGTGAATTGCTGGTCGGCGTCCTGCTGGGACCTTCTCTGCTCAACCTGACCCATCTCCCCTTCATCACCGATTCCCACCTGGATGAGATTGTGCGGGAACTGGGAGAGATGGGCGTGCTGATTCTGATGTTCCTGGCAGGGCTGGAACTGGAACTGGGCGAGATGGCGCGCAACGGGCGGGTCTCGGTGCTGGCGGGACTGCTGGGCGTGGTCTTTCCCGTAGGCTTGGGCGCGGCGGTGGGCTTTGCCTCTGGCATGGAAACACGCTCGGCGCTGTTCCTCGGGTTGGCGCTGGGCGCGACCAGCGTGAGCATCTCCGCACAGACGCTGATGGAACTGGGCATTCTGCGCAGTCGGGTGGGCTTGGGCTTGCTGGGCGCCGCCGTATTCGATGATATCTTCGTCATCCTCTTGCTCTCCGTCATGACCGCTCTGGTAGACGGCGCCAGCGGCGCGAGCGCCGTGATAATGACCATTCTGCGCATGGCGGGCTTCCTGGTCCTTTCCGTGCTGGTGGGGATGTATGTTCTTCCGTTCTTCTCCCGCCTGCTCGCCCGTCTGCAAATCAGCCGCGGGAATGTCGCCATGGCGGTGGTGGTCATGCTGGTTTACGCCGTCGCCGCCGAACTGATCGGCGGGATGGCGGCAATCACCGGCGCCTTCCTTGCCGGCATGATGGTCGGACGTTCCGGCGAAAAACGCAGTGTAGAAAACGGCTTTGCCATGCTGGGGTACAGTTTCTTCATTCCCATTTTCTTTGTGGATGTGGGCTTGCGCATTAACCTCACCGAACTGCCTCTTGAGGCTCTCTGGCTGGCGCTGATTGTCAGTTTGGTTGCCGTTGCCGGAAAGTGGATTGGCGCCGGGCTGGGCGCCAAACTGGCAGGCTTCACCTGGCGGGAATCCATGCAACTGGGCGCAGGCATGATTTCCCGCGGCGAAGTGGGTCTCATCGTTGCCGCCATTGGCTTGAGCGAAGGACTGCTTTCCCGTGAATTTTTCTCCACGGTGGTGGGGATGGTGCTGATTTCCACTCTGATCACGCCGCCATTGTTGCGATGGGTGTGTACACTGCCCTCACCCAAACCCAAAGTCAGGGAGGTGAGTTAA
- the fdhD gene encoding formate dehydrogenase accessory sulfurtransferase FdhD, with product MAQTSRRVFYWQYQQGEWQALSGEVIAEQAVTLTVNGEEWITLMCTPHQLEALAVGFLYNEGLIQSLEEVAILQPCENEHNVDIWLTHALSKPRRWRRTSGCTGGMTQVDGEEDLRVPFWGQAQVEAEQIIQWMEELYRHQELYHTARGVHASALSDGERVVVQCEDIGRHNTLDKLSGWVLLNNFSGAQRIVLTTGRISSEMLQKSARLGAGMVVSRTSPTSASVALAERWGITLIGYARRNRLTVYTHLQRLKGAPVDLPLTSGIAFSPSENPPFE from the coding sequence ATGGCGCAAACTTCACGGCGCGTGTTTTACTGGCAGTATCAGCAAGGGGAGTGGCAGGCGCTGAGTGGCGAGGTGATTGCCGAGCAGGCGGTGACCCTGACCGTCAACGGCGAGGAATGGATTACCCTGATGTGCACCCCTCATCAACTGGAAGCCCTGGCAGTGGGGTTTCTTTATAATGAGGGGTTGATTCAATCCCTGGAAGAGGTGGCTATCCTTCAACCCTGTGAAAATGAACACAACGTGGATATCTGGCTGACGCACGCGCTGAGCAAGCCGCGCCGCTGGCGGCGCACCTCGGGCTGTACCGGTGGGATGACCCAGGTGGACGGCGAGGAAGATTTGCGTGTTCCCTTCTGGGGACAGGCTCAGGTTGAAGCGGAGCAAATCATCCAGTGGATGGAAGAACTCTACCGCCATCAGGAACTCTACCACACGGCGCGCGGGGTGCATGCTTCGGCGCTCAGCGATGGCGAGCGGGTGGTTGTGCAGTGTGAGGATATCGGCAGGCACAACACGCTGGACAAACTCTCCGGCTGGGTGTTGTTAAACAACTTTTCCGGCGCGCAGAGAATCGTCCTCACTACCGGGCGCATCAGTTCCGAGATGCTTCAGAAATCTGCCCGCCTGGGGGCGGGGATGGTGGTGTCACGCACATCGCCGACTTCGGCATCGGTGGCGCTGGCGGAGCGCTGGGGCATTACCCTCATCGGCTACGCCCGTCGCAACCGCCTGACGGTGTACACCCATCTACAAAGGCTCAAAGGCGCGCCGGTGGACTTACCTCTGACTTCGGGAATCGCCTTTTCGCCTTCTGAAAACCCGCCCTTTGAGTGA
- a CDS encoding histidine kinase N-terminal 7TM domain-containing diguanylate cyclase — MSAPIPFLLVLFFSTGLSLYLMGIARRSLHVPGAKEFFFLSMAVAFYTAGYALEISQVRLEDVLWAVRFEYLGIPFIPPLILLTTLRLVRPKPIPLWGIALLFVIPLGTLGLALTIPAHSLFYIEPHMVQNPFYTGLTFERGAWYWVNLIYQLLAGVLAPLILLTAALHASPRRRRSFLLMGVGILIPFVVSMAYALELTPRGVDPIPFALACAVSFFALAILRTGLFDILPRARELALDGVQEGILVLDSENHVVYVNRALCRLMEGQDWQVEFPLPQASPIGEAVHSLLAEGRGQAEVMFSSEQNGMHEYQIQVYPILDAAGKEEGKTVLIRDITETRRLIRTLNQQATVDALTGVYNRRYLIELGETELEKARQMSLPFTVVLMDLDRFKQINDRFGHAVGDHALQEVARCFKAGVRSSDIVGRYGGDEFALILFGATEEQARQVLERLQNCMERLGLQEQGEPLHISASFGGVTCNGRCYAPLDELLRRADHALYRAKEQGGKAIEWFAGEEEEQE, encoded by the coding sequence ATGTCAGCCCCCATTCCATTTCTTCTGGTTTTGTTTTTTTCTACCGGCTTGAGCCTGTATTTGATGGGCATTGCCCGGCGTTCTCTCCATGTTCCGGGGGCAAAAGAGTTTTTCTTTCTCTCCATGGCGGTGGCGTTCTATACCGCCGGATATGCGCTGGAGATCTCTCAGGTGCGCCTGGAAGATGTGCTCTGGGCGGTGCGCTTTGAGTATCTGGGCATTCCCTTCATTCCTCCGCTGATTTTGCTCACCACCCTGCGGCTGGTTCGTCCCAAACCGATTCCTCTCTGGGGAATAGCCCTGTTGTTTGTCATTCCTCTGGGCACGCTTGGGCTTGCCTTGACCATACCCGCTCACTCCCTGTTTTACATTGAGCCGCATATGGTGCAAAATCCCTTTTATACAGGTCTGACGTTTGAACGCGGGGCGTGGTACTGGGTGAATCTGATTTATCAATTGCTTGCCGGGGTGCTTGCTCCGCTGATTCTGCTGACGGCGGCACTGCATGCCTCGCCGCGCCGCAGGCGGTCTTTTCTTCTTATGGGCGTGGGCATTTTGATCCCCTTTGTGGTGAGCATGGCATATGCGCTGGAACTCACCCCCAGGGGGGTTGACCCCATTCCCTTTGCGTTGGCTTGTGCGGTGAGTTTCTTTGCGCTGGCAATTCTGCGCACTGGGCTGTTTGATATTCTGCCGCGGGCGCGTGAACTGGCACTGGATGGGGTGCAGGAAGGTATTCTGGTGCTGGATAGCGAAAATCATGTGGTGTATGTCAATCGGGCTTTGTGCCGCTTAATGGAGGGGCAGGACTGGCAGGTGGAATTTCCACTGCCTCAGGCTTCCCCGATTGGCGAAGCCGTACACTCTCTGCTTGCTGAAGGGCGGGGGCAGGCAGAGGTGATGTTCTCTTCTGAACAAAACGGTATGCATGAGTATCAAATTCAGGTGTATCCCATTTTAGATGCTGCGGGAAAGGAAGAAGGTAAAACGGTGCTGATTCGCGACATTACCGAAACCCGCCGCCTGATTCGTACCCTGAACCAGCAAGCCACTGTGGACGCTCTCACCGGGGTGTACAACCGCCGTTACCTCATTGAACTGGGGGAAACCGAACTGGAAAAGGCGCGCCAGATGTCCCTGCCTTTCACGGTAGTGTTGATGGATTTGGATCGCTTCAAACAAATCAATGACCGCTTTGGTCATGCGGTAGGCGACCACGCCCTGCAGGAAGTCGCCAGGTGCTTCAAAGCGGGGGTGCGCAGTAGCGATATTGTGGGGCGGTATGGGGGGGATGAGTTTGCGCTGATTCTTTTCGGTGCTACCGAAGAGCAGGCAAGGCAGGTGCTGGAGCGCCTGCAGAATTGTATGGAGCGTTTGGGTTTGCAGGAGCAGGGCGAACCTCTGCACATCAGCGCCAGTTTTGGCGGGGTGACCTGCAATGGCAGGTGCTATGCGCCGCTGGATGAACTTCTGCGCCGGGCTGATCATGCCCTGTACCGCGCCAAAGAACAGGGGGGCAAGGCGATTGAGTGGTTTGCGGGGGAAGAAGAGGAACAGGAATAG
- a CDS encoding thermonuclease family protein, with product MKSKPFTFAQIAVLVMLALLTLGGLGWMLHLLLTPPPAEVRLSMTLQPAQMLTPTLPPASSTAESSPSPTPTPSQASCLPANAASLSARVRHVLDGITLEVEINGETRQVRYLGVELPQQSELADALNRQWTENQTVQLIADPAVPPQSEPALYYVLAGGVFVNQALIREGAALPALYPPGIACIEAFLQEEAQARAEQKGVWKDLLAHLPTPAVSIGLTPPACDCNRRYTCADFATRREAQACFDACGDYRNTTLDPDHNGLACEELP from the coding sequence ATGAAATCCAAACCTTTCACCTTTGCCCAAATCGCAGTGCTGGTCATGCTGGCACTGCTCACGCTGGGCGGCTTGGGCTGGATGCTCCACCTGCTTCTCACCCCACCGCCGGCAGAGGTGCGCCTTTCTATGACTCTTCAGCCTGCGCAAATGCTCACGCCAACCCTGCCGCCTGCCTCGTCAACCGCCGAATCCTCTCCCTCGCCTACCCCCACTCCATCGCAGGCATCCTGCCTGCCGGCGAACGCCGCAAGCCTCTCTGCGCGGGTACGACACGTGCTGGACGGCATCACCCTGGAAGTGGAGATTAACGGCGAAACGCGGCAGGTGCGCTACCTGGGCGTGGAACTGCCCCAGCAGAGCGAACTGGCAGACGCCCTCAACCGCCAGTGGACGGAGAATCAGACCGTGCAATTGATTGCCGACCCCGCTGTCCCGCCGCAGAGCGAGCCAGCCCTGTACTACGTGCTGGCGGGCGGGGTGTTCGTCAATCAGGCGCTCATCCGCGAAGGCGCGGCACTGCCCGCGCTGTACCCGCCGGGCATCGCCTGCATCGAAGCCTTTTTACAGGAAGAAGCCCAAGCCCGCGCCGAACAGAAAGGCGTGTGGAAAGACCTGCTGGCGCATCTGCCCACCCCCGCCGTCTCCATCGGGCTGACGCCCCCCGCCTGCGACTGCAACCGCCGCTACACCTGCGCCGATTTCGCCACCCGTCGCGAAGCCCAGGCCTGTTTCGACGCCTGCGGCGATTACCGCAACACCACCCTCGACCCCGATCACAACGGGCTGGCATGCGAGGAATTGCCCTGA
- a CDS encoding co-chaperone GroES: MSALKIQPLGSRVVIKPLEQESKTPSGLYIPETAKEKPQYGVVVAVGDSEDIKLKVNDKVLFAKYSGTEFKLDGQEYLLMECSDVLAKILE; encoded by the coding sequence ATGAGCGCTTTGAAAATTCAACCTTTGGGAAGCCGTGTGGTGATTAAACCCCTGGAGCAGGAATCCAAAACCCCTTCGGGTCTGTACATTCCCGAAACGGCAAAGGAAAAACCGCAGTACGGCGTGGTCGTAGCGGTGGGCGATTCCGAAGATATTAAACTCAAAGTCAACGATAAGGTGCTGTTTGCCAAATACTCCGGCACCGAGTTCAAACTGGATGGGCAGGAATACCTGCTGATGGAATGCAGTGACGTGCTGGCAAAAATCCTCGAGTAA
- a CDS encoding glutaredoxin family protein, which produces MPEAGKTFPKVIIFTTPTCTYCNAAKRYLRERGVPFKDVDVSRDAAAARDMVRRSGQSGVPVLDIGGKIVVGFDRPKIDQYLGLRK; this is translated from the coding sequence ATGCCAGAAGCCGGAAAAACGTTTCCGAAAGTGATTATTTTTACTACCCCAACCTGCACGTACTGTAACGCCGCCAAACGCTACCTGCGGGAGCGCGGTGTACCGTTCAAAGATGTGGATGTCAGCCGCGATGCCGCTGCGGCGCGGGATATGGTGCGCCGATCAGGACAGAGCGGGGTGCCGGTGCTGGATATTGGCGGGAAAATCGTTGTCGGTTTTGACCGCCCGAAAATCGATCAGTATCTTGGATTGCGCAAGTAA
- a CDS encoding phosphate ABC transporter ATP-binding protein: MDKIRIEHLSIRYSDGTESLRDINLSIPANQITVLFGPAGGGKSTLLRALNRLNDLADVQEVSGQILFNGINILDPKLNVVELRRKIGMVFSRPVVLPLSIYQNVSYGLELMGERRKSKLDEAVERALRRAALWDEVYDRLHDPANAISGGQQQRLCLARVLALEPEVILLDEPTSALDPVSTARIEGLMQEIKEQYTIVWVPHNVQQAARMADYAAFFLQGELVEHGVGETLFVKPRDQRTQDYVTGRFG, encoded by the coding sequence ATGGACAAGATTCGCATTGAGCATCTCAGTATTCGTTACTCGGACGGCACCGAGAGTCTGCGCGATATTAACCTCTCCATCCCAGCCAATCAGATTACCGTGCTGTTTGGTCCGGCGGGCGGGGGAAAATCCACCCTTCTGCGCGCCCTGAACCGCCTGAACGATCTGGCGGATGTACAGGAAGTCTCCGGGCAGATTCTGTTCAACGGCATCAACATTCTGGACCCCAAACTCAATGTGGTAGAACTGCGCCGCAAGATTGGCATGGTGTTTTCCCGTCCGGTAGTCCTGCCATTGAGCATTTACCAGAACGTCAGTTACGGCTTGGAACTGATGGGCGAACGCCGCAAGAGCAAACTGGATGAAGCCGTGGAGCGCGCTCTGCGCCGCGCCGCCCTCTGGGATGAGGTGTATGACCGCCTGCATGACCCTGCCAATGCCATCTCTGGTGGTCAGCAACAGCGTTTGTGTCTGGCGCGCGTGCTGGCGTTGGAGCCGGAAGTTATTCTGCTGGATGAGCCCACCTCGGCGCTCGATCCCGTCTCTACGGCGCGTATCGAAGGGCTGATGCAGGAAATTAAGGAACAGTACACCATTGTTTGGGTGCCGCACAATGTCCAGCAAGCCGCGCGCATGGCAGACTACGCGGCTTTCTTCCTGCAGGGCGAACTGGTGGAGCATGGTGTGGGCGAGACGTTGTTTGTCAAGCCCCGCGACCAGCGCACACAGGATTACGTCACCGGGCGTTTTGGTTAA
- a CDS encoding acyl-CoA mutase large subunit family protein — translation MTIQEELQRWEDKVLKPLLSKYPERKPEFTTSSGIPLPRLLTEKPVDYLKDLGFPGSYPFTRGIQPTMYRGRFWTMRQYAGFATAEESNRRYRYLLEQGQTGLSVAFDLPTQIGYDADDPMASGEVGKVGVSISSLEDMETLFQGIPLERVSTSMTINAPAAILLAMYIAVAKKQGVDPAKLRGTIQNDILKEYVARGTYIFPPAPSMRLITDIFAYCAKHVPYWNTISISGYHIREAGANAVQEVAFTLANAVAYVNAALQAGLQVDEFAPQLSFFFNAHNNFLEEIAKFRAARRLWAEIMRERFQAQDPRSWMLRFHTQTAGSTLTAQQPENNIVRVTIQALAAVLGGTQSLHTNSMDEALWLPTEKSVRVALRTQQIIAYESGVADTIDPLGGAYVIEYLTDEIVNRAREYLKKIDEMGGAQRAIETGYMQSEIQRSAYEYQRAVEKKEQIVVGVNAFQTEENLTLERLKVDPAIEAAQRERLAALRTRRDNQKVQELLTRLEQAARTSENLMPLFIESVENYATLGEIVGVLRRVWGEYVPPAWL, via the coding sequence ATGACCATTCAGGAAGAATTACAGCGCTGGGAAGACAAAGTTCTCAAGCCTTTACTGAGCAAGTATCCCGAACGTAAACCCGAATTTACCACTTCTTCCGGCATTCCCCTGCCGCGCTTGCTCACCGAAAAGCCCGTGGATTATCTCAAAGACCTGGGCTTTCCGGGGTCGTATCCTTTCACCCGCGGCATTCAGCCTACCATGTACCGCGGGCGCTTCTGGACGATGCGCCAGTATGCCGGCTTTGCCACTGCCGAGGAATCCAACCGCCGTTACCGCTACCTGCTGGAGCAGGGACAGACCGGGCTTTCGGTTGCCTTTGACCTGCCCACGCAGATTGGCTATGATGCCGACGACCCCATGGCGAGCGGCGAAGTGGGCAAGGTGGGGGTTTCGATTTCCTCTTTGGAGGACATGGAAACCCTTTTCCAGGGCATTCCGCTGGAGCGCGTCTCCACCAGCATGACCATCAACGCCCCTGCCGCTATTCTGCTGGCGATGTACATTGCCGTGGCGAAAAAGCAGGGTGTGGATCCCGCCAAACTGCGCGGCACGATTCAGAACGACATCCTCAAAGAGTATGTGGCGCGTGGGACGTACATCTTCCCGCCGGCGCCGTCCATGCGCCTGATTACCGACATCTTCGCCTACTGTGCCAAACACGTGCCCTACTGGAACACCATCAGCATTTCAGGCTACCACATCCGCGAGGCGGGCGCCAACGCGGTGCAGGAAGTGGCGTTTACCCTGGCGAATGCTGTGGCTTACGTGAATGCCGCATTGCAGGCCGGCTTGCAGGTGGATGAATTTGCCCCGCAGTTGTCCTTCTTTTTCAACGCCCACAACAACTTCCTGGAGGAAATTGCCAAGTTCCGCGCCGCGCGCCGCCTGTGGGCGGAAATCATGCGCGAGCGCTTCCAGGCGCAGGATCCGCGTTCGTGGATGCTGCGCTTCCACACGCAGACAGCCGGTTCTACCCTCACCGCGCAACAGCCTGAAAACAACATTGTGCGCGTGACCATCCAGGCGCTGGCGGCTGTGCTGGGCGGGACACAATCCCTGCATACCAACAGCATGGACGAAGCCTTGTGGCTTCCCACCGAGAAATCGGTGCGGGTGGCACTGCGCACCCAGCAGATTATCGCCTACGAGTCCGGCGTTGCCGATACCATTGACCCGCTGGGCGGCGCGTATGTCATCGAATACCTCACCGATGAGATTGTCAACCGCGCCCGCGAGTACCTGAAGAAGATTGACGAAATGGGCGGCGCTCAGCGCGCCATTGAGACGGGCTACATGCAGAGCGAGATTCAGCGCTCGGCGTACGAATATCAGCGCGCGGTGGAGAAGAAAGAGCAGATTGTGGTGGGGGTCAATGCCTTCCAGACGGAAGAGAACTTGACGCTGGAGCGCCTCAAGGTGGATCCCGCCATTGAAGCGGCACAGCGTGAACGCCTGGCGGCTCTGCGCACGCGCCGTGACAATCAAAAGGTGCAAGAATTGCTGACACGCCTGGAACAAGCCGCCCGCACCAGCGAAAACCTGATGCCCCTGTTCATTGAAAGCGTGGAGAACTACGCCACCCTGGGTGAAATTGTTGGCGTCCTGCGCCGCGTATGGGGGGAATACGTGCCCCCCGCCTGGCTGTAA
- the pstC gene encoding phosphate ABC transporter permease subunit PstC, with protein sequence MENTAQRSEWFINLLIKVSGYSSILFVTLILIFLLREGLPALGVTPLSNLFGERWYPIESYFGILPLMFGSLVVTVGALVIAIPFGVGTSVFISEIAPPWVNSVVKPLIEILAGLPSVVLGFLGIQVAAPLFREAFNLPTGLSAFTGAVLLALIATPTIVSITEDALNAVPPAYRQAALALGATKWQTIWGVTVPAARSGILTAVMLGIGRSIGETMAVMMVTGNAPVLPHGLSAIFMPVRTMTATIASEMGEVANGSPHYQVLFFIGIVLFLISLVINVAASWVSLRSRTRAERVLS encoded by the coding sequence ATGGAAAACACCGCCCAACGCTCTGAGTGGTTCATCAATCTGCTGATTAAAGTCTCCGGTTATTCCAGTATTTTATTCGTCACCCTGATTCTGATTTTTCTCTTGCGCGAAGGCTTGCCCGCTCTGGGAGTGACGCCACTCTCCAATTTGTTCGGCGAGCGCTGGTATCCCATTGAGTCTTACTTTGGCATTCTGCCGTTGATGTTTGGCTCGCTGGTGGTCACGGTAGGCGCTCTGGTCATTGCCATTCCCTTTGGGGTGGGTACCAGCGTGTTTATCTCTGAAATCGCTCCCCCATGGGTCAACTCGGTGGTCAAACCGCTGATTGAGATTCTGGCAGGACTGCCCTCGGTGGTGCTGGGCTTCCTGGGCATTCAGGTTGCCGCCCCGCTCTTCCGCGAAGCCTTTAACCTGCCTACAGGGTTGAGCGCCTTTACCGGCGCGGTACTGCTGGCGCTGATTGCCACCCCCACCATTGTTTCCATTACCGAGGATGCGCTCAATGCTGTCCCGCCGGCTTATCGCCAGGCAGCCCTGGCGCTGGGGGCTACCAAATGGCAAACCATTTGGGGGGTCACCGTTCCGGCGGCGCGTTCCGGTATCCTCACGGCGGTCATGCTGGGGATTGGGCGTTCCATCGGCGAGACGATGGCGGTGATGATGGTGACGGGCAATGCGCCGGTGCTTCCGCATGGACTGAGCGCCATCTTCATGCCCGTGCGCACCATGACGGCTACCATTGCCTCGGAGATGGGTGAGGTTGCCAATGGCAGTCCGCACTATCAGGTGCTGTTCTTTATCGGCATCGTCCTGTTCCTGATTTCGCTGGTCATTAACGTTGCCGCATCGTGGGTAAGTTTGCGCAGTCGCACCCGCGCCGAGCGCGTGCTTTCGTGA
- the pstA gene encoding phosphate ABC transporter permease PstA, whose product MERSLISARIQQRIGFSLLGVVTFVTVLPVLLIIGYIILKGMPAISWEFLTAMPRNGMRDGGILPAIIGTFYLTLGTAIFSVPLGIAAAIYIAEYAPDNFLTRLIRIAIINLAGIPSVVYGLFGLGLFVLFLRLGTSILAASLTLSIMTLPVIISTAEEALRSVPQAFRTVSISLGATRWQTIWRIVLPQAMPGIITGIILGLERAAGETAPILFTGAAFFLPRLPQSPMDATMALPYHIFVISTSVPGMPIQIQYGTVLVLLVFVLGMNLIATFIRQRARAKRQW is encoded by the coding sequence ATGGAGCGATCGTTGATTTCGGCTCGCATTCAACAACGCATCGGTTTCAGCCTGCTGGGAGTGGTGACGTTTGTGACGGTTTTGCCCGTTCTGCTCATCATTGGCTACATCATTCTCAAGGGGATGCCTGCTATCTCATGGGAGTTTTTGACCGCCATGCCGCGCAACGGCATGCGCGATGGGGGCATCTTGCCCGCGATTATCGGTACCTTTTACCTGACGCTGGGCACAGCCATTTTCTCCGTGCCGTTGGGGATTGCCGCCGCCATTTACATTGCCGAGTACGCTCCCGATAACTTCCTGACCCGCCTGATTCGCATTGCTATTATCAACCTGGCGGGGATTCCTTCGGTGGTGTACGGGCTGTTCGGGTTGGGGCTGTTTGTGCTGTTCCTGCGGCTGGGGACGAGCATTCTGGCGGCATCCCTCACCCTCTCCATCATGACCCTGCCGGTGATCATCTCCACCGCCGAAGAAGCCCTGCGCAGTGTGCCGCAAGCCTTCCGCACGGTGAGCATTTCGCTGGGGGCAACCCGCTGGCAAACCATCTGGCGCATTGTGTTACCGCAAGCCATGCCGGGCATCATTACCGGTATCATCCTGGGGCTGGAGCGCGCCGCAGGCGAGACCGCGCCCATCCTCTTCACCGGGGCGGCGTTCTTCCTCCCGCGTTTGCCGCAGTCGCCCATGGATGCCACCATGGCACTGCCGTATCATATTTTCGTCATCTCCACTTCCGTGCCGGGCATGCCCATTCAAATTCAATATGGCACGGTGCTGGTGTTGCTGGTTTTCGTTCTGGGCATGAACCTGATTGCCACGTTCATCCGTCAGCGAGCGCGGGCAAAGCGCCAATGGTAA
- the mce gene encoding methylmalonyl-CoA epimerase — translation MSEIKKINHVAIVVGDIDQALTFWRDALGLELHHVEDVPSQKAVVAFMPVGDSEVELVKPTTDDSGVAKFLAERGGGMHHLCFEVDDLEAKLADLKAKGVRLINETPIELPGRKMAFIHPKSTGGVLVELYQLI, via the coding sequence ATGAGCGAAATTAAGAAAATCAACCATGTTGCCATTGTGGTGGGCGATATCGACCAAGCCCTGACCTTCTGGCGCGATGCGCTGGGGTTGGAACTGCATCACGTTGAGGATGTGCCCAGTCAGAAAGCCGTGGTGGCTTTCATGCCCGTGGGTGATAGCGAGGTGGAACTGGTCAAACCCACTACCGACGATTCCGGGGTGGCTAAATTCCTTGCCGAGCGCGGCGGGGGCATGCACCACCTGTGCTTTGAGGTGGACGACCTCGAAGCCAAACTGGCGGATCTCAAGGCAAAGGGCGTGCGCTTAATCAATGAAACCCCGATTGAACTGCCCGGGCGCAAGATGGCGTTCATCCACCCCAAGAGCACCGGCGGGGTGCTGGTAGAACTGTATCAGTTGATTTAG
- a CDS encoding P-II family nitrogen regulator, with translation MFFVLYVLHDETKLSAVLDAWDEAGVTGVTVLPSTGMGRIIKHGALREDMPLIPSLQALLKEHEEILNRTLFSIVESREVVQRIVENTEKVVGPLADPNTGILAVLPVLEVYGLRSREDHEKRP, from the coding sequence ATGTTTTTCGTGCTGTACGTGTTACATGACGAAACCAAGTTGAGTGCTGTTCTGGATGCCTGGGATGAAGCCGGTGTAACCGGCGTGACGGTCCTGCCCTCAACGGGCATGGGACGCATCATCAAGCACGGAGCCTTGCGCGAGGATATGCCGCTCATTCCCAGCCTGCAGGCCCTGTTGAAAGAGCATGAGGAAATCCTCAACCGCACGCTCTTCTCCATCGTCGAGAGCCGTGAGGTTGTTCAGCGCATCGTGGAAAACACCGAGAAGGTGGTCGGACCGCTTGCCGATCCGAATACGGGCATTCTTGCCGTGCTGCCGGTGCTGGAAGTGTACGGACTGCGCAGCCGCGAAGACCACGAAAAACGTCCATAG